A single genomic interval of Aureliella helgolandensis harbors:
- a CDS encoding prenyltransferase/squalene oxidase repeat-containing protein, translating into MRSSCHSLAITLVLLGCSPFRARAQSETSKFETEVFQQDAVDAAVDRGLQYLVSKQRSDGSIVDQQYATTMTALAIMALASSGATPSSPGDFGNASRQALDFVLLEDRQDKDGYYGNRDGSRMYGHGVVTLMLTEMRGMGADATQDARIAARCQSAIDLILSAQQQQKSTQYRGGWRYTPNSNDSDLSVSVWQLMALRSAKNDGLAVPAAAIGEAIAYLRRSYTARLDSQGNPTQSPAGFSYLPNSNNPTFAMTASGLLALQVCGEYESPLVQGATQWLLSHPPKWNERFFFYGTYYYAQGMHQRGGQIASDSQRIVANILLEHQQPDGSWAATSGEELGAGKVYATCLAILSLSVKYHYLPIYQR; encoded by the coding sequence ATGCGTTCCTCATGCCACTCGCTCGCCATCACACTCGTGCTTCTTGGATGCAGTCCGTTTCGAGCTCGTGCACAAAGCGAGACTAGCAAGTTTGAGACGGAAGTGTTCCAACAAGATGCAGTCGATGCGGCCGTTGATCGCGGTTTGCAGTATCTTGTGTCGAAACAGCGGAGCGACGGATCGATCGTCGACCAACAATATGCCACGACCATGACCGCCTTGGCCATCATGGCACTGGCCAGCTCCGGTGCAACACCAAGCTCGCCAGGAGATTTTGGAAACGCCTCGAGACAAGCACTCGACTTCGTGCTGCTGGAGGATCGCCAGGACAAGGACGGATACTACGGGAATCGTGATGGCTCGCGGATGTACGGACATGGTGTGGTAACGCTAATGCTCACGGAGATGCGAGGCATGGGGGCCGACGCAACCCAGGATGCTCGCATCGCAGCCCGCTGCCAATCAGCCATTGACCTAATCCTCAGTGCACAACAGCAGCAGAAATCAACCCAATATCGCGGCGGCTGGCGCTACACACCCAATTCGAACGATTCAGACCTGTCGGTCAGCGTCTGGCAATTGATGGCTCTGCGATCGGCTAAGAATGATGGCCTGGCGGTGCCTGCGGCCGCCATAGGGGAGGCGATCGCCTACCTGCGGCGTTCGTACACGGCACGCCTCGATTCGCAAGGCAACCCAACGCAGAGCCCAGCTGGATTTAGCTACCTGCCGAATTCCAATAATCCCACTTTCGCGATGACAGCTTCTGGTCTACTGGCACTCCAAGTCTGTGGAGAATACGAATCTCCCTTGGTCCAGGGAGCTACGCAGTGGCTGCTATCCCATCCTCCCAAATGGAATGAACGGTTCTTTTTCTACGGCACTTACTATTATGCCCAGGGGATGCATCAGCGAGGCGGGCAGATAGCCAGCGACTCCCAGCGGATCGTGGCGAACATTTTGCTGGAACACCAACAACCCGATGGCTCGTGGGCGGCGACCAGTGGCGAAGAACTCGGTGCGGGCAAAGTCTACGCGACCTGCCTAGCCATCCTGAGTTTATCGGTCAAATACCATTACCTGCCAATCTATCAACGTTAG